Proteins encoded by one window of Asterias rubens chromosome 18, eAstRub1.3, whole genome shotgun sequence:
- the LOC117302108 gene encoding ABC transporter G family member 9-like isoform X2 yields MINDFPLTKALRRKIALVLQDDIFFANLTIRETLMFTARLRLPSSMPYEAKERRVEEIVDTLDIRKCLDTKIGDYLKRGVSGGERKRANIACELLMDPAVLMLDEPTSGLDSTTSMMLVETLKKYAADTYKTVIMTIHQPSSQIFHLFDKLLLLVAGQAIYFGRANEALDYFGSLGLHCEPHTNPADFLMDKSKGTEDELSLLFDAAKRKTWRTTTRESRESQTPFDWIHGCHDRLPSPLDRVDLSTLSDDVPFDILGLYHPPEHQSKRGSRLSSSSEQENHARRTSVSPDRDHSKRRRSTANDPAIGSSSWGVRRNALVTLSGAIGVVGVVSSDTGGHFYSKKQLRTRKVSTSSSPDNLEKWPTTFLDQLRTLTRRNFRQSRDVFLSKFLFIKNILLAVVVGLLWFQTQHEEQRINDIRGFYFFGLVYWGFESMFMVMNAFPAERAVVNKERLSGAYRLSAYYLSKMLSELPLVLIMPSIYYIITYWMAGLNSSPLSFLASWCALLVNVLVGQSIGLTISASAPSIQEAVITVSLFMLTTLMLGGFYIEQLPVWLEWSSYLSYTFYIFTLQMHFEFGMDGNPVKCRQDNSVFDECGPSSNLTHVDSVKVLDHIALIPLPLQAICAIVVGYFVVFRILGYVVLRFIRTPG; encoded by the exons ATGATCAACGATTTCCCACTCACGAAGGCGCTACGTCGGAAGATCGCTCTCGTACTCCAAGATGACATCTTCTTTGCCAATCTCACCATCAGGGAGACACTTATG TTCACCGCAAGGCTTCGCCTTCCCTCCAGCATGCCATACGAGGCCAAGGAACGCCGCGTCGAAGAGATTGTAGACACCCTAGATATCAGAAAATGCCTCGATACCA AAATCGGTGACTATCTGAAGCGTGGAGTATCAGGCGGTGAGAGGAAGCGAGCTAACATCGCCTGTGAGCTGCTGATGGACCCCGCTGTGCTTATGCTAGAC GAACCCACGTCAGGCCTTGATTCGACGACCTCAATGATGCTGGTCGAGACTCTGAAGAAGTACGCCGCAGACACGTATAAGACGGTCATTATGACCATCCATCAACCATCCAGTCAGATCTTCCACTTGTTTGACAAACTCTTGCTATTGGTTGCGGGACAG GCTATTTATTTTGGGCGGGCTAACGAAGCTTTGGACTACTTTGGAAGTCTAGGTCTCCACTGCGAGCCACACACCAACCCGGCTGACTTTTTGA TGGACAAGTCGAAAGGAACAGAAGATGAGCTTTCATTACTCTTTGATGCCGCCAAGAGAAAGACATGGCGGACGACCACGCGGGAATCACGAGAGTCCCAAACGCCATTTGATTGGATCCATGGATGCCATGACCGTCTCCCGTCACCCCTTGACCGGGTCGATTTGAGCACGTTATCGGACGATGTGCCCTTCGATATATTGGGATTGTACCATCCACCTGAGCATCAAAGCAAAAG AGGCTCCAGACTGTCATCCTCTTCAGAGCAAGAAAACCACGCCAGAAGGACAAGTGTCTCACCGGATCGCGACCACTCGAAACGCCGTCGCAGCACAGCCAACGACCCCGCAATCGGTTCCTCCAGTTGGGGCGTCCGCCGTAACGCTCTGGTAACACTCTCCGGGGCGATCGGCGTGGTCGGAGTTGTGTCGTCCGACACGGGGGGACATTTCTACAGTAAAAAACAGCTCAGGACACGGAAGGTCAGTACCTCGTCATCCCCGGACAACTTGGAGAAGTGGCCCACTACCTTCTTGGACCAACTCCGGACGCTGACCCGGAGGAACTTTAGGCAGTCCCGAGACGTCTTCCTATCTAAGTTCCTGTTCATTAAGAACATCTTGTTGGCTGTGGTGGTTGGATTACTTTGGTTCCAAACACAGCACGAAGAGCAAAGGATCAACGACATCAGAGGCTTC TACTTCTTCGGGTTGGTCTACTGGGGCTTTGAATCCATGTTCATGGTGATGAATGCTT TTCCGGCGGAGCGGGCCGTTGTGAACAAAGAACGACTATCCGGAGCTTACCGCCTCTCTGCTTACTACCTCTCTAAGATGCTTAGTGAGTTACCCTTGGTCCTCATAATGCCTTCAATCTACTACATCATTACGTACTGGATGGCTGGtctcaacagctcaccattatCATTCCTTGCCTCCTGGTGTGCATTGCTTGTAAACGTTCTAGTGGGACAG TCTATAGGGTTGACCATCAGTGCGTCTGCCCCTTCCATCCAGGAAGCGGTCATCACCGTCTCACTGTTCATGCTGACCACTCTCATGCTTGGTGGTTTCTACATAGAGCAGTTACCGGTCTGGCTGGAGTGGTCTAGTTACCTGTCGTATACATTCTACATATTTACTCTGCAGATGCACTTTGAGTTTGGCATGGATGGGAACCCTGTCAA ATGCCGTCAAGATAACAGCGTTTTTGACGAGTGTGGTCCAAGCTCGAACCTAACACACGTGGATAGCGTCAAGGTACTCGACCATATAGCACTAATACCACTGCCATTGCAAGCGATCTGCGCGATAGTAGTCGGGTACTTTGTGGTATTTCGTATCCTGGGATACGTTGTGCTTCGTTTCATCCGCACGCCTGGGTGA
- the LOC117302108 gene encoding ABC transporter G family member 14-like isoform X1, with translation MTKIGATLKFENIHLMVGNTSILQDVSGLAEPAQLMAVLGPSGCGKTTLLHVISGRLAEFDFGSVMINDFPLTKALRRKIALVLQDDIFFANLTIRETLMFTARLRLPSSMPYEAKERRVEEIVDTLDIRKCLDTKIGDYLKRGVSGGERKRANIACELLMDPAVLMLDEPTSGLDSTTSMMLVETLKKYAADTYKTVIMTIHQPSSQIFHLFDKLLLLVAGQAIYFGRANEALDYFGSLGLHCEPHTNPADFLMDKSKGTEDELSLLFDAAKRKTWRTTTRESRESQTPFDWIHGCHDRLPSPLDRVDLSTLSDDVPFDILGLYHPPEHQSKRGSRLSSSSEQENHARRTSVSPDRDHSKRRRSTANDPAIGSSSWGVRRNALVTLSGAIGVVGVVSSDTGGHFYSKKQLRTRKVSTSSSPDNLEKWPTTFLDQLRTLTRRNFRQSRDVFLSKFLFIKNILLAVVVGLLWFQTQHEEQRINDIRGFYFFGLVYWGFESMFMVMNAFPAERAVVNKERLSGAYRLSAYYLSKMLSELPLVLIMPSIYYIITYWMAGLNSSPLSFLASWCALLVNVLVGQSIGLTISASAPSIQEAVITVSLFMLTTLMLGGFYIEQLPVWLEWSSYLSYTFYIFTLQMHFEFGMDGNPVKCRQDNSVFDECGPSSNLTHVDSVKVLDHIALIPLPLQAICAIVVGYFVVFRILGYVVLRFIRTPG, from the exons ATGACGAAGATTGGAGCCACTCTCAAGTTTGAAAATATCCATCTGATGGTGGGTAACACGTCCATCCTGCAAGATGTCAGTGGGTTAGCTGAACCAGCCCAGCTCATGGCAGTGCTCGGACCTAGTG GCTGCGGGAAGACTACCTTGCTACACGTCATCTCTGGTCGCCTGGCAGAGTTCGATTTCGGCAGCGTGATGATCAACGATTTCCCACTCACGAAGGCGCTACGTCGGAAGATCGCTCTCGTACTCCAAGATGACATCTTCTTTGCCAATCTCACCATCAGGGAGACACTTATG TTCACCGCAAGGCTTCGCCTTCCCTCCAGCATGCCATACGAGGCCAAGGAACGCCGCGTCGAAGAGATTGTAGACACCCTAGATATCAGAAAATGCCTCGATACCA AAATCGGTGACTATCTGAAGCGTGGAGTATCAGGCGGTGAGAGGAAGCGAGCTAACATCGCCTGTGAGCTGCTGATGGACCCCGCTGTGCTTATGCTAGAC GAACCCACGTCAGGCCTTGATTCGACGACCTCAATGATGCTGGTCGAGACTCTGAAGAAGTACGCCGCAGACACGTATAAGACGGTCATTATGACCATCCATCAACCATCCAGTCAGATCTTCCACTTGTTTGACAAACTCTTGCTATTGGTTGCGGGACAG GCTATTTATTTTGGGCGGGCTAACGAAGCTTTGGACTACTTTGGAAGTCTAGGTCTCCACTGCGAGCCACACACCAACCCGGCTGACTTTTTGA TGGACAAGTCGAAAGGAACAGAAGATGAGCTTTCATTACTCTTTGATGCCGCCAAGAGAAAGACATGGCGGACGACCACGCGGGAATCACGAGAGTCCCAAACGCCATTTGATTGGATCCATGGATGCCATGACCGTCTCCCGTCACCCCTTGACCGGGTCGATTTGAGCACGTTATCGGACGATGTGCCCTTCGATATATTGGGATTGTACCATCCACCTGAGCATCAAAGCAAAAG AGGCTCCAGACTGTCATCCTCTTCAGAGCAAGAAAACCACGCCAGAAGGACAAGTGTCTCACCGGATCGCGACCACTCGAAACGCCGTCGCAGCACAGCCAACGACCCCGCAATCGGTTCCTCCAGTTGGGGCGTCCGCCGTAACGCTCTGGTAACACTCTCCGGGGCGATCGGCGTGGTCGGAGTTGTGTCGTCCGACACGGGGGGACATTTCTACAGTAAAAAACAGCTCAGGACACGGAAGGTCAGTACCTCGTCATCCCCGGACAACTTGGAGAAGTGGCCCACTACCTTCTTGGACCAACTCCGGACGCTGACCCGGAGGAACTTTAGGCAGTCCCGAGACGTCTTCCTATCTAAGTTCCTGTTCATTAAGAACATCTTGTTGGCTGTGGTGGTTGGATTACTTTGGTTCCAAACACAGCACGAAGAGCAAAGGATCAACGACATCAGAGGCTTC TACTTCTTCGGGTTGGTCTACTGGGGCTTTGAATCCATGTTCATGGTGATGAATGCTT TTCCGGCGGAGCGGGCCGTTGTGAACAAAGAACGACTATCCGGAGCTTACCGCCTCTCTGCTTACTACCTCTCTAAGATGCTTAGTGAGTTACCCTTGGTCCTCATAATGCCTTCAATCTACTACATCATTACGTACTGGATGGCTGGtctcaacagctcaccattatCATTCCTTGCCTCCTGGTGTGCATTGCTTGTAAACGTTCTAGTGGGACAG TCTATAGGGTTGACCATCAGTGCGTCTGCCCCTTCCATCCAGGAAGCGGTCATCACCGTCTCACTGTTCATGCTGACCACTCTCATGCTTGGTGGTTTCTACATAGAGCAGTTACCGGTCTGGCTGGAGTGGTCTAGTTACCTGTCGTATACATTCTACATATTTACTCTGCAGATGCACTTTGAGTTTGGCATGGATGGGAACCCTGTCAA ATGCCGTCAAGATAACAGCGTTTTTGACGAGTGTGGTCCAAGCTCGAACCTAACACACGTGGATAGCGTCAAGGTACTCGACCATATAGCACTAATACCACTGCCATTGCAAGCGATCTGCGCGATAGTAGTCGGGTACTTTGTGGTATTTCGTATCCTGGGATACGTTGTGCTTCGTTTCATCCGCACGCCTGGGTGA